Part of the Candidatus Deferrimicrobium sp. genome, GAAGACGCGGGAGGGTTCAACACCCACCTGCTGACCGAGTTGCGCAACGCGATGCTCTCCGTCGAGGACGGGGGGAAGCCCGCGGGCCCCGTGCAGGCCGTGGTGGCCGAGTGGATCAAGCGGCTGCCGGCCTTCGATTTCCCCGACGACGAAATCGGCTGAACACTAAGGCAGCCGCAACAGCTCCAGGTACACCTTCCGGATCCTGTCCGTTTCCTTCCGGTACCGTTCCAGCCGTTCCGGCTCCAGCCACTGCGGGTCGAAGCTGTCGATCGATGCGTCGTGCGCCAGCCGCAGACGGACGTCCAGGGACCGGAGGAAGCGGTACCCCTCGTCCAGCACCTTGTACTGTTCGAGCGTGACGATTCCCGCGCGCTGGAGTTCGTAGAGCGCCCTCAGGGTGCCGCGCGCCCGCACCGCGGGGTGGGAGCCGCCATGGAGGAGCTGCATGTACTGCACCGCGAACTCCACGTCCACCACCCCCCCCCGCCCCACCTTCAGGTTCAGGCGGTCCTCCCGCTCCCGGCCCAGCTCCTGCTCCATCCGCATGCGAAGCCGGTGGATCTCCTTCGCCGCGTTCGGCGGCAGGGGGCGTCCGTAGATGAAGCCCCGGGTCTTCTCCTCGACCCGCTTCCCGAAGTCCCTGTCCCCCGCGACGAACCGGCACTTCAACAGCGCCTGCCGCTCCCACAGTTGCGCGGATTCCTCGTGGTACCGTTCGAAGGCCTCGAGCGTGGAGACCAGCGGGCCCGCGTTCCCCGAGGGGCGCAGCCGCATGTCGAGGCGGTAGACTATCCCTTCCCGCGTCGAAGTCGTGAGAATCGAGATCAGCCGCTGGGCAACCTTGGCGAAATATTCGTGGTTGGAAAGTTTCCGGAAGTCGCCGGCGTTTCGTCCGGGCTCCGGGGCGCTCTCCCCCGGCCCGGAGTACAGGAAGAGGATGTCGAGGTCGCTGTGGTAGGTGAGCTCCTCCGACCCGAGCTTTCCCATCCCAAGGACGCAGAAGAACGCCTCCGCCCCCGTCGCCGCCTCCATGGCGACGCCGAAGCGACGCCGCACCTCGCGGATCGCAAGGAGCAGCGCGTGGGAGAGGAGGACTTCCGCCAGCGCGGAGAGCTGGAACATCCCCTCTTCCAGCGACAGGCTCCCCGCCATGTCGTGGATGCCGATCCGAAGCGTCTCGAGGTTCTTGAAGCGCCGCAGCTCGTCCAGCTCCTGCTCGAAGTCGTCGCACCCGGCCAGCGCCGCCGCGAGGGCGGCGCGCAGATCGGACTTCGATTTGCCCAGAGGGGAGAGGTCGGTACGCAGAAACGTGTCCAGCAGCTCCGGGTGGCGAAGAAGGAAGCCGGAGAGGAAGCGGCTGCTTCCGAACAGGCGCACGAGAGCCTCGATGACCTTCGGCTTCTCGTACAGGAGTGCGTAGAACATCGTCCGCGCCCCGATCGCGGAGAGGAACCGCTCCACGTGGGCAAGCGCGAGGTCGGGGTCGGGGCTCTTCGCGACGCGGTGGAGAATCTCGGGCCCGATCTTGTCCAGGTAGTGCCGCGCACTCTGTGGGATCCGGATGTGGGGAGGACCATGCCGGAGGACGTCCAGGTTCCTCTGCGCCGCCTCGATATCGCGGAACCCCAGCCGGGCCAGCAGCGAGGGCGTATCCTCCGCGGCGCGTCCGTGCAGGAAGAGCGCCTGCACCTCCCCGGGGATCCCCGGGGACTCCTCCCGCCGTGCGCCGCCGAAGAGGCGGGCGTAGATCCCGTGAACGGCTGCAGCGTGGCGGTCGAGCGCGGAGAGCAGCGCCGTGGGGTCAGCGAGGCCCATCGCCCGCGCCAGCCGGGAGAGGTCTTCCTCCCGGTGCGGCAGTACGTGGGTCTGCCGTTCCCGGTGCGCCTGGATGCGGTGCTCGAGACGGCGCAGGAAGTCGTAGGCGGCCGCAAGTCCTTCCCGCTCCTCTTCCGTCACGATCCCCATCCGCGACAGGGCGGAAATCGTCTCTACCGTGCCGCGCCGGCGGAGCTTCGGTTCCTTTCCGCCGTAGATCAGCTGGTGCGCCTGGGCGAAGAACTCGATCTCCCGGATCCCCCCGAGGCCCAGCTTCACGTCCCGGTCAGACCGAAGGGACCGCGCCGCCGCGAGGTTGATCCGGTCCTTCATCCCCTTGATTTCCTCGATCGCGGTGAAGTCGAGATACTTGCGGTAGACGAAGGGGACGACGGCCCGGAGGAACTCCTCCCCGAGGGAGAGGTCCCCCGCCACGGGGCACGCCTTGATGAGCGCCGCGCGCTCCCAGGTCTGCCCCCACGACTCGTAGTAGATCTCGGCGGAGCGCAGCGAGTTGGCGAGCTCCCCGCGTGTCCCTTCCGGACGCAGCCGCAGGTCCACCCGGAAAACGAACCCGTCCTCCGTCGCTTCCGAAACGATCCGGGTGATCGCCTCGCTCAGCCGGACGAAATACTCGTGCAGCGAAACGGACCGCTCGGCCCCTTCCGTCCCCCCCTGGTCCGTTTCGTAGAGGTAGAGGATGTCGATGTCGGAGCTGAAGTTCAGCTCAAGCGCCCCCAGCTTCCCCATCCCCATCACGACGAATCGCGCAGGGCGTCGTGTTCCGTCGGGAAAAAGCGCCACCGGCGCGCCGAGGCGCGCGTCGAGCGACCGGCGGGAGAAGCGGACCGCCCCTTCGAGCGCCGCCGACGCCAACCGGGAAAGATCCTCCGTGACCTCGGGAAGAGGAGCGATGCCGGAGAGATCGCGGGCCGCGATCCGGGCGACTTCCCGGTGTTTCATCCGGCGCAGGTCGCGTTTGAGCTCCTCCTCCGTCGCGTACCGGTCCGCGGCCGCCAGGGCCTCTTGCCCGAGCGTTCCCGGCCCGGGACGCCGAAGCACCCCGTCCGCGAGGAAGAGGTACTCGAAGATCTCCGGGCGTCTGGCGATCTGCTCCGGGATGAACTCGGAGCCCCCAAGCAACGCCCCGATCAGCGGGAGAAGGTCCTCGCGGGCGAACGCCCGCTTCAGGAAGGCGACGGGAAGGGAGTCGAACCACCGCGACAGGTTGAGAAAGAAAAGGTCCGGGTCGGGCGCGGAGACGGCGGCGCGGCAGATGCGATCCCATCCGGCATGCTCCCGGGGAAGTCGGTGCAGGAGCTCGGAGAGCAGCGATAGCACGCGGGCCGTCTCCCGGACGCCGATCTCCCGGAGACGATCGGCGGTGGGACCGTTTCTCCCGGCGCGGGGGATCGGGTTCAACGGAAGAGTTTCCGGAGGGCGCCGGCGATGGGCGGGGAAAGGACCCCTTTCTCGGTCACGATGGCGGAAACGAAGCGGACCGGCGTCACGTCGAAGGCGGGGTTGTACACGTGGACGCCGTGGGGCGCAACCCGTTTTCCCATCAGGTGCGTCACCTCGGAGGGATCACGCTCCTCGATCGGGATCCGTTTCCCGGTCGGAAGCTTCAGGTCGATCGTCGACACGGGCGCAGCCACGTAGAACGGGACCTTGTGCGCCTTGCACAGGACGGCGACGCCGTACGTCCCGATTTTGTTCGCCACATCCCCGTTCGCGGCGACGCGGTCCGCACCGACCACGGCGGCGTCGATCCTCCCCGCGGCGAACAGGGACGCGGCCATGTTATCCGTGATCAGAGTGCACGGGATGCCGTCCTTCATCAGTTCCCACGCGGTCAGGCGGGCCCCCTGCAGGAACGGCCGCGTCTCGTCCACGTATACGTG contains:
- the glnE gene encoding bifunctional [glutamate--ammonia ligase]-adenylyl-L-tyrosine phosphorylase/[glutamate--ammonia-ligase] adenylyltransferase, producing the protein MNPIPRAGRNGPTADRLREIGVRETARVLSLLSELLHRLPREHAGWDRICRAAVSAPDPDLFFLNLSRWFDSLPVAFLKRAFAREDLLPLIGALLGGSEFIPEQIARRPEIFEYLFLADGVLRRPGPGTLGQEALAAADRYATEEELKRDLRRMKHREVARIAARDLSGIAPLPEVTEDLSRLASAALEGAVRFSRRSLDARLGAPVALFPDGTRRPARFVVMGMGKLGALELNFSSDIDILYLYETDQGGTEGAERSVSLHEYFVRLSEAITRIVSEATEDGFVFRVDLRLRPEGTRGELANSLRSAEIYYESWGQTWERAALIKACPVAGDLSLGEEFLRAVVPFVYRKYLDFTAIEEIKGMKDRINLAAARSLRSDRDVKLGLGGIREIEFFAQAHQLIYGGKEPKLRRRGTVETISALSRMGIVTEEEREGLAAAYDFLRRLEHRIQAHRERQTHVLPHREEDLSRLARAMGLADPTALLSALDRHAAAVHGIYARLFGGARREESPGIPGEVQALFLHGRAAEDTPSLLARLGFRDIEAAQRNLDVLRHGPPHIRIPQSARHYLDKIGPEILHRVAKSPDPDLALAHVERFLSAIGARTMFYALLYEKPKVIEALVRLFGSSRFLSGFLLRHPELLDTFLRTDLSPLGKSKSDLRAALAAALAGCDDFEQELDELRRFKNLETLRIGIHDMAGSLSLEEGMFQLSALAEVLLSHALLLAIREVRRRFGVAMEAATGAEAFFCVLGMGKLGSEELTYHSDLDILFLYSGPGESAPEPGRNAGDFRKLSNHEYFAKVAQRLISILTTSTREGIVYRLDMRLRPSGNAGPLVSTLEAFERYHEESAQLWERQALLKCRFVAGDRDFGKRVEEKTRGFIYGRPLPPNAAKEIHRLRMRMEQELGREREDRLNLKVGRGGVVDVEFAVQYMQLLHGGSHPAVRARGTLRALYELQRAGIVTLEQYKVLDEGYRFLRSLDVRLRLAHDASIDSFDPQWLEPERLERYRKETDRIRKVYLELLRLP